The sequence below is a genomic window from Harmonia axyridis chromosome 1, icHarAxyr1.1, whole genome shotgun sequence.
tcatcgaaaattgaacgtccagatgggactacatccgagccagccgtggcggtcatatgccagaaatcatatttaaaatgtaatgccacaagattatcttgcggataaataaaattcatgtcaatcgaataatccatcgttattttattgcaatttaaagttctatagctctaaaaaaaacaccctttgtaatatctgttttttttcgattatttttatataaatatgtatattcttttgagaaagagcaataaaaacaattcttcactccaaacaataaaaaaaaaacatgaactaAACAGAATAAAAAGTATAGTATATTAAgcgatcaatataaaatttggcACGTGGTTTCAAGTTTCTTCATTCAAATGCAAATTCTCATCTCGACCAAATTTGCACGAAGTGGTTATCAGTGAATCGAAACTTATCTTTCGAGAATTGCATACATTGCGACGAATCGATAGTTCAATCTGTACGGAGAAGGACCGCTCAAAAAAATACTTGAAGTTTCCTATATATTCAATAGAACGATAGAATCCCGTAATCACGCTAAATGTAAGAAATATAGAAGATTACGAAAGTTTATTCGGTAATTTTGATAGGACGTGTGAATGGTTATCTCTGCCCTTATCTCGTCATTCAGAGAATAATACAATTTCTCAGTATTTTGTTTGACATGTATCATTGTAATATTTGTAATTACGATAGGGAAGGCAAATATTTTGGGCAAGGATTTCCTAGAACAATATTTTTAGAGTTGAATAATTATTACTGTATATCCACTAATTACACTGGAGAAGTGTTGAATAAACCTTAAGAGGGAGTACCACCATGTGGCTTTCCCCTCTAGCGCTACTAAGGTGACTAAATTTTTTACGGTgaacgaagttgtacattcacttcatctcctttttttttaatataaaacaATGTTTGAAGGATCGAAACccacacacaaaaaaaaagaaaggaaagtcTGTATGTAGGTACAATGAATTCATCAGTATAGTGCAATTTGAGTCTATTTTATGCCCAAttgaatatgtttatttttttatttattgaacggCAGGccaatttacaattgaatagaGAGATACAAAGTAAAAATACAAGTGCATACATTAATGGAATCATAGGATGAATACAAACAAAAGgagagaaaaaacaaaaacaacaactACAACCTTCTAACAGCTCTTCTAAAGGAAGCCAAGGATGAATCGAACAGCTCAAGTTTGTTGCTGTGAGTGTTTGCTGATCTCATTGTTTCATTGAGAGACTCATTTTGTCCATAATTTGTTATGCAGAAAGGAATCAATGTTGTTGTAGATTCTCTCTTTTAATGCAATTTTTCGTGGATATTTCAATGCTTCCATTCCATTCTCTACTCGAGCAGACTTCAAGATTAgaacatttgaattttctttggattttgaacaaaatatgaaaaactCAGCATGACTATCTCATACTTGCCACTTGAAAGCTAGATTTATCGATTTccaagtagtttgatacttccaataataaatatttttatcaattgatTAACTTCATTGAAGTTGTATCGATGTAATCGTGGGTTTTtataatctgaaaataaaaaaaaaatttgggttTTCTAAAGTGGTTTAATCAATATTGAATTTCCGATGAAATGCTAAGAGAATCACATCTTCTAATTTACAAATGTTCTAATATTCGAGCAATAACTAATCAAATTCTTATAATGAAGTTGATCTACGAATGAAATAACATATATGTGATATAACTTGAAATTAagataatttaaataataaactTCTAACGGTTTCTCCAATATGAATCAtacaatttaaatatttatataatgaCAACACTGTCTAATGAATTCTTCATAAATTTCTCTCACAACTGAAAACTGATTTTGATATAGAACAATTTATCAATCTCTAAAccttgttgaagcgtgtatctctTCATGATTAAATGGCCTAAACTAATGAATACAAATGACTTAAGAaatgttgcgtcaagtgaatttgtCCAaatcttagagtaataaacataggtagggggagcatatgtcattttcagtaagcaaattttgtccccattatcaactatcaaatttgacataaagcgcgcagaaatgaaaacatcttagtgatacgatatttcacactattcacgagtttctccacaaagaacgcacttcttatgtcccatagtgaatcaacgtttcatattaattcaaaatatattgaaataaatacctaaatatatcagaaattcagaaaacaaactttaagcgcgtcaaacgacgtgaaacaaccgatgacactaggagagcaaaagttgccaaaccttggatttcagcaggtagatacagaaaataatagatattctgcttattataaattcgacaattaggaagaaaatcggattccaaatattcaaatttgcatatttaatgggtaatcactcaaataaatatattaaattcaatataataaacatcCATAACGAGATggtaaaattgtagatttgaaaacatatcataacccgacaacgtaatctaaccatgttggggacatgtaaaaattgcgtatactccctctatctatgtttattactctatgtatatatatttttctctgacATATAACATTAACATTGTTCAACATAGTTTGTCAGTTTGACATAAATCCTCATAATCATAAGTCCTTAAATGGAATGTAAAACATCACGATTAAATGACGTTTTCtgaaatcattattatttaaaagTTTGTAGTATTCTTCAACTTAATCACTAGATTTTGATTTTATTCAGGTATTTTTGAACGAACGCATAAGTTATTACGTCAATGCTATTCTAGAAATATTTCTCGATGTCTGGTATGAATCTGGATATGTCGCAATGGTgcttcgaaaaaatatttttttccgctTCATTATTCCTATCTTTTCTTATCGTCACGACATATAGATAATCCAACAGTCCTGATCGTTTAGGATATATGACTGTTGCCCCACTTTCGATTACGTTTATCACCACAaatcattattatcattatttctcTTATGCAATAGATTATTCAATTGTACAATTTTTGGAATAAACGTTCTATATAgggtttttcgatagaaatggtTATTATGGCaatactgtgtattattttttgacatttcttatttcATTTGTGTTCTGTAGGTTAATCTATTCAATCaaggaaagatacacgcttcaacaacgtttggaaattgttaaattgttttatcataagcattgctcatttgtgaatactaagAGAAATAGAAGAATTCATAATCGATATtgttaatcgactcactattaTATAACCCTTTTACATCgtatttctattggaaaaccctttaccaTAAGAAATCTTGgcataaaattttctacaaaaataGCTGTTTAATCATATCCATTCTCCAAGGTTGACAACCTGGCCCatcaactcaaaaaaaatttttttcaataatttcctcCTTGTAAATACGGCAACACACAATAAATGTTCAAAATAGTTAATGATAATAAagtaaaaacagaaataatataatattcattaagaGAATCGAATCAATAAAATAGTTGAAGAAGATGATTCTAAATGCATGTAtacaattatatttgaaaataaaagcagtttttgatattttaatgTCATTTTTATACAGTGGAACACAATCGTTTGAAAAATACCTGTCAATTGTCGGAAATCGGAAAGTCACAAAAACCCTAATCTTATTCTCCAAATTGTAATCTTTTAACGAATCCAGGTATGTAATCATACATTTTTCCTCTGATTTCAAATGTTTTTCCAGTAAACTTGAAATATCAGGTACCTATTACATGAAAATTGCAAGAACATTCACCTTTTCTACCTGTTATATTATCCAACCTGTATAtgctatatttatatataattacatGTTTATATTGTCATGTGAAATAAACCAGTATCAATTTAAATCTCATATGGTTTACCCGAAAGTTATCACACTTTCTGAgtactgaatttttttcttcattctatCCTACTTTTTGATGAAATACCTACtgtcaaatttcaatcaatgaaTCGAATGAactgaagaaaatttcaaaatttctttttttttgcagaCATGGAAGACGAGTGTTTTCCAGCGATTTCAATGAAGAAAGCCTGTGGAAAACTGAACGATATGGAAGACGAAATAGAAGAAGATATCGACATCAAAGATGAACCAATGAGCGAAACCGAAAGTATCCATTCTTCATGTCCATCGTCGCCACAGTCTATCTTACAAACTACAAGTGACCTTCAATTCAATATAGATATAGTGAGTGTactggatattttctgagtagATTTGATATGCCGCATTATTCTGTATTTGCTACAACAAGACCAGCATCGGATGGGGTCTCCAGTTATATACTATAATTATACGATGTagactaacaggccaattgaaaagtccccgatctaccatagtgaaacacatttttttggcaaaactcgattttattattcaacatagttgccttcgagggcgatacagcgattatagcgatcttccaacttttcgttaccatttttgtagtatgatttgtctttcgcttcaaaataggcctcagtttcggcgtttacttcttcattggctctaaatttctttccaacgagcattctttcgaggtctgaggacaggaaaaagtcgctgggggtcagatctggcgaatacggtggatgcagaagcaattcgtggccaattcatgcaattttgccattgttttcattaatttgtgacacggcgctatatattgatgaaacaccacccttttattcttcaaatgggaccgtttttaaacgatttcatcctttaaacgatccaataccttgcgcatcccagaatactgatgcaattaccttgccagctgactgttgtgattttcctcgctttggatttggtccattgtgtgcagtccactcagctgactgtcgattggactccagagtgaaatgatggagccatgtttcatccattgtcacatatcgacgcaaaaattcaggtttattgcacttaaacagcttcaaacactgatcagaatcattaacacgttgttgcttttgatcgattgtgagtttGCGCGGCACCccttttgcacacagctttctaaTGTACAAATATTAGTGAATGATATGTTatacacattcagatgatatcttcacaatgtctgctatctcaatcaacttcactttaaggtcattcaaaattattttgtcaacttttttgtcggtgactgcctcttttgggcgtccacagcgttcgccgtcttcggtgctcatttcatcacgcTCAatctcagcataccaatcaatgatggttgattttccttgtgcagaccccggaaactcttcatcgagccaagactttgcttcaactgtcttttttcccttcaaaagacaatattttatcagcacacgaaattctttttttttccatcttttttcaaataacaaaagtagctacactcacaacacaatatctcacaaactaatgttcggactgctgtcaaattttggcacgtatcgtttgaaggctGGTACTaagtaaaaatcatatggatgtGCATATGCACCGCCAtgtgtgcatcagaccggggacattTAATTCGCCTAATATTTACAAGAGAAGCGACGTTATTTACTTCTCTTTGGTCCGGGTAAAACTGGTCGTTCGTTTGTTGACGACTTTTTCTTGTTACTCGGTCGAATATTCTTCCAAAATTGAATTGACCAATGTGAGCATGCGCTCTCTGCATTATCAAGGCCGTTACTCCAATGAAAAATAACCTTTTACACATTGAGCACCCTTAACTGATTTGGTCAACTCTCGATTTACAGAAAGAATCCCAAAATCTCCTCAGACAATCAGGACTGGTCATAAACGCCGCAAACACACTAACCCCACAGAGGATAACACAGATCCCCAAACTCAGCATACGACTGGAACCCACCACGACCACGCAGAGCTTCCAATTGCCTCCCACGCCACCCTCGTGTAGCAGCAGTAGCGATGACAGCGAAGATAACGTCACCGTATCGCCAGTATCAGTTCCCAAGAAGAGCAGTTTGGCCTCGACCGCCAGGTTGCTGTTGAACCACCACACGACAAGGCAGCCAATCCACACGCATCTGATCAGCTCTCAGCCGGTAAGTTAGGAATCGCCACCGAATTTCTGTGGTCTTGACAAGACTTTGCGAGGTTCGGTTTCATGAAACTGGTTTTGGATTAATGTGATTTGAAATCAAGAGCTATTATTTTGGCGAGTCTTCTCGAGCCAAATGtcgtaggtgcgccctctctttAAAGAGAGCTGGTGGACACTTCAGTCAGCCAATCCCCTCActcatcgtggagaggtgattCTGCCTCAACGCTGTGCCCTCATAAACTCTCCGGGGCCGCAGTAGAGTGTTGCGCGacgcccataacgccacctctcgggcagacagagccactacattattattattaattctctCTCAGCTAgacttatttttttaattttttctgtttgaatttcTTGGAGATATGAATGCGTTTCTTCATATTTATGATACCTGAATACCTATAAGCTCACTTCAATTTGCAGAAAGGATCAACGGGTACCCTCATCCTCACAGAGGAAGAAAAGAGGACTTTAATAGCAGAAGGTTATCCAGTTCCTACACGCCTGCCACTGACGAAAGCTGAAGAGAAGTCCTTGAAGAAAATAAGGAGGAAAATCAAGAACAAGGTGAGAATTCATTTCAACAAAAGGTTCCAAACGAAAAATTCTTGCAGTTTTtgttggaaaatgaaaaaaataacactAACAATAAGATCCGAGTCTAActaataaaaattttccaaaaattcgaCTTTTTCGTGACCTTCAAGATTCAAGAGTGACACATGTCCTCCAagaagataatttttttgcgcCTGGAGACGTTTTTCCTTAATTTCTGCTCTCCAACAACGTTGTCTAATATCCAATAACGTGTAATGTTGATGGTTCACCTTTGTCAATGGACAATATTCCATGTACGTCTCAAAATACGGATGACATAACCTTGCAAGTTGATGCTTGAGATTTTGGTCGCTTTGGACGGATTTCGCCGACTGCTTTTATTCAGCTGACGCTCTCTTGGACTCAGACGTgtagtgatgaatccatgtttcattATCCATCATGcagctaaagggtgttttttttcgagatatataactttaagttggcattactgttcaagatggcgaccgatttaacagctgtcaagtgatttattctcagtttggtttggaaattcatcgtgaatagactcacgcctgaacatcgcttgcaaatagtgcaattttatttcgaaaataatggttctatgcgaaatacgtatcgcgctctatgtccattttattttgtttagcgatgaagcgcacttctggttgaatggctacgtcaacaaacaaaactgccgcattcggagtgaagctaatcctcaagagtatgtcgaaacaccgttacatccagaaaaactgactgtttggtgcgctttatgggctggtggaatcattagtctgtacttcttcaaaaacgattatggccagaacgttacagtcaatggtgatcggtgttgagccatgattactaactttttcattcctgaattgaacaaccatgatgtccaggagctgtggttccaa
It includes:
- the LOC123687553 gene encoding cyclic AMP response element-binding protein A-like isoform X2, with product MKGIQKTMQDVLRLHSSGDLSIEWSHCDKEIPGVIIHDKLMTESAFGHATLLRPIKNEHSYSLNSEGGSLPNSPQSYKKDGSSTISKDTVKTEKNKTQNVTELDARLLEMYGTRLEMFFRDMEDECFPAISMKKACGKLNDMEDEIEEDIDIKDEPMSETESIHSSCPSSPQSILQTTSDLQFNIDIKESQNLLRQSGLVINAANTLTPQRITQIPKLSIRLEPTTTTQSFQLPPTPPSCSSSSDDSEDNVTVSPVSVPKKSSLASTARLLLNHHTTRQPIHTHLISSQPKGSTGTLILTEEEKRTLIAEGYPVPTRLPLTKAEEKSLKKIRRKIKNKISAQESRRKKKEYMDQLERKVGLLVTENNEYRKKIEDFQDANTSLLAQLQKLQAIVAKTHPHLKLESI
- the LOC123687553 gene encoding cyclic AMP response element-binding protein A-like isoform X4, coding for MKGIQKTMQDVLRLHSSGDLSIEWSHCDKEIPGVIIHDKLMTESAFGHATLLRPIKNEHSYSLNSEGGSLPNSPQSYKKDDMEDECFPAISMKKACGKLNDMEDEIEEDIDIKDEPMSETESIHSSCPSSPQSILQTTSDLQFNIDIKESQNLLRQSGLVINAANTLTPQRITQIPKLSIRLEPTTTTQSFQLPPTPPSCSSSSDDSEDNVTVSPVSVPKKSSLASTARLLLNHHTTRQPIHTHLISSQPKGSTGTLILTEEEKRTLIAEGYPVPTRLPLTKAEEKSLKKIRRKIKNKISAQESRRKKKEYMDQLERKVGLLVTENNEYRKKIEDFQDANTSLLAQLQKLQAIVAKTHPHLKLESI
- the LOC123687553 gene encoding cyclic AMP response element-binding protein A-like isoform X1, with protein sequence METFAIDKPFCDIVSSDELRELWETDLDPTMQDVLRLHSSGDLSIEWSHCDKEIPGVIIHDKLMTESAFGHATLLRPIKNEHSYSLNSEGGSLPNSPQSYKKDGSSTISKDTVKTEKNKTQNVTELDARLLEMYGTRLEMFFRDMEDECFPAISMKKACGKLNDMEDEIEEDIDIKDEPMSETESIHSSCPSSPQSILQTTSDLQFNIDIKESQNLLRQSGLVINAANTLTPQRITQIPKLSIRLEPTTTTQSFQLPPTPPSCSSSSDDSEDNVTVSPVSVPKKSSLASTARLLLNHHTTRQPIHTHLISSQPKGSTGTLILTEEEKRTLIAEGYPVPTRLPLTKAEEKSLKKIRRKIKNKISAQESRRKKKEYMDQLERKVGLLVTENNEYRKKIEDFQDANTSLLAQLQKLQAIVAKTHPHLKLESI
- the LOC123687553 gene encoding cyclic AMP response element-binding protein A-like isoform X3, with amino-acid sequence METFAIDKPFCDIVSSDELRELWETDLDPTMQDVLRLHSSGDLSIEWSHCDKEIPGVIIHDKLMTESAFGHATLLRPIKNEHSYSLNSEGGSLPNSPQSYKKDDMEDECFPAISMKKACGKLNDMEDEIEEDIDIKDEPMSETESIHSSCPSSPQSILQTTSDLQFNIDIKESQNLLRQSGLVINAANTLTPQRITQIPKLSIRLEPTTTTQSFQLPPTPPSCSSSSDDSEDNVTVSPVSVPKKSSLASTARLLLNHHTTRQPIHTHLISSQPKGSTGTLILTEEEKRTLIAEGYPVPTRLPLTKAEEKSLKKIRRKIKNKISAQESRRKKKEYMDQLERKVGLLVTENNEYRKKIEDFQDANTSLLAQLQKLQAIVAKTHPHLKLESI